Within Micromonospora parathelypteridis, the genomic segment AGTTCTCGCCAGGTGTGGTTCTGCGCCACAACCTCCCACAGGGGCCCCGGGTAACCGTTGTCGCCGTCGGGAAACAGTTCGGCAGCGGCCGCGGCGATCCCGGCTGGCGCCTCCAATGCCACGACGTGGGCTACCTCCTGCCGCTCGTCGACCGGCCCCGCATCGACCGTGGCGGCGAAGGTCAGTAGGTCATGCCAGCGTCCGCCGTCAGCCAACAGGTCGAGGTTGCGGTATGAGGCAGCGGGTGGGGTCACCTTGTCATCCTGCCGGCCTGCGAGGAGTGACGCCGCGGCGGGCCGTCGGCAGATGTCGATCATGGCTGACCCGTCATGATCATGCGTCTGATCGGCGGATGGCTCGCGGTGGCCCACTTCGTAACATCACCGGCGATCACGGTCAAAGACGGAGGACACCATGAACCAGAAGCTCCAGACCCGCGCGTTCGAACGGGTGGCATCGACCCTGCGGCCGGGGGAACGCCCAATCACCGCGACCCGAGCGATGGTCGGGAGATTCTCGGCCGGTCGGCTCGGGACGGTCGTCACGCAAGGGTTGATCGGGGCGGCTGCCGGAGCGACGGGCGCGGCGCTGGCGCGGACCAAGAAGCAGTTCCTCGTGCTCACCGACCAGCGACTGATCTTCCTGCCGCAGACCTTCTTTGGCGGGCCCGGCACCGGTGTTCTCGGTGAGGTGCCCAGGGAACACGTCGCGCTCGCCGAGGCGAAGATCGGTGTTGTGAGCCTGCTGCGCCTCGCCTTCGGCGGTGCGGGGGACGGCGTCAGCCTGACCTTCCCCCGGGTGGACAAGAAGAACGCCGAGGCCCTCGCGGCAGCCTTGCCGCCGGCGCCGACAGCCTGATCGGGCCCGGCCCGCGTCGGCCTGGCCGGCATGGTGCCAGCGGCCTGCGGGTGCCTACCCGTCGGTGGTAGCGCGACCGATCAGGGCAGGCCCGTGGTCGGGCAGGACAACGATGAACTGCCACTGTCCCTGCTCGACCCGGGCAAGTCCGACCGATCCGTCGACGTTGAGCGCCTCGACCAGGGCAGGGCCGCCTTCGACGATCCGGTCTAGCCGAGCGTAGTGCGTGGCCAGGCCGCGGGCGGGGCCGTTGATCCACAACTTGATCTCGACACCTCGGCGTAGGGCGTCGAGCAGATCATCGCGCATCGGTCCCACCGCAGCCGCGAGGACCTGGTCGTGCAGACGCTCCTGCCCACACGGTTGGGTCGGCGCGACGGCTGCCCGCTGCCGGCAGGTCGGGCAGGCTGAGTCGTCGCCGTGGTTGAAGAGGTGCCGGTACAACTCGATCTGCTCCTCGGGCAGGCCGCACAGGGTTTGTTCGCCGCCCCAGGCGTGCTGCACACCCGGTGTGAGCGGGTGGATCGCAGCGCCGAACGCGGCCGGAACCCGTGCGGTGGCGAACGACCAGCTTTCTTGATCAGCAGACGTCACGGCGCGAGGTTACCGAAATTCCGGACGCCGATCGTCTGCCCCACGGCGCCGGAGGCCGGGGTCGGACAGGGTCGAAACGGCATCGCCGCGCTGGCACACTCGCAGACATGGTCGACTGGTACACGCAGGCCGAAGCGGCCAGTGACGTCATTCGGATCTCGGAACCGCACGTCAACGAGCTGCTGTCGGCGAACTTCTGGTGGTTGCGCGGCAACGATCGTGACATCGTGATCGACGCCGGGCTCGGTGTCGTCGCCCTGCGCGAGGCGATTCCGGGACTGTTCGAGCGCGATCCGATGGTGCTGCTCACCCACGCGCACCTGGACCATGTGGGTGGGGCAGCGGAGTTCGCTGACCGGGCCGCCCACCCCGCCGAGGCAGGGCTCTTGGCGGCGGGTGTGCCGGCGAGCCTGTACGGCGCGGAGCTCTACGACAAACTCGGGATCGACGCAGCGGGAGAACCTGTCCCGGAGCTCATGATCGACGTCCTGCCCGATCTCGGCTACGACCCGG encodes:
- a CDS encoding MBL fold metallo-hydrolase, whose product is MVDWYTQAEAASDVIRISEPHVNELLSANFWWLRGNDRDIVIDAGLGVVALREAIPGLFERDPMVLLTHAHLDHVGGAAEFADRAAHPAEAGLLAAGVPASLYGAELYDKLGIDAAGEPVPELMIDVLPDLGYDPATYRVEPMTLNRTLDDGDRIDLGGRALTVLHLPGHTPGSIALLEERTGTLYSGDIIYEGYLIDNLPNSDVADYRRSMEFLADLDVSVVHPGHGDSFGRTRLRPLAEAYLLRSSG